AGGCTTGATAGACAAAGTCTGGTCTGATAAAAGTAAGCTCCCAATATTTATTTGTGCCTAGGTTTCTAAAGTATTGCGCATACTTATGTGACCAAAACGAACAAAACTTATTCTGGCATTTTAATGGCCAACAAATTTTCATGGCTTTTCTTAACTTCAGTCCACTGAATCAAATGCATGAAGTGTTTGCCCAAGTTGCAGACAAACAGAGCAGCGGAGGAGGAATTTAAATaatgaggtcagagggaaattaAATGCAGGAGAGAACACACAGAGATAATTATGTTATTAATAGTGGTCATTATGATCAGATTGGACTAACTCGCTTTTAAGACTTTGAACGTAAACTTAATATTGAACCATCCACTTAATATTGACGCATCCTGTTACTCCAGTATATGCTCTGTTCTTGCAGTACTACTGCCATGCCCTAGGTTAGGTTGTACTACCCCTGCCAATTGCTTCTTTGTTAGCATAATGATCTGTATTGCTGGACTTTCAGAAGCATAATTCTCATTTTTAGACCATTAGAACTTGTGCTACAGTCTTAACACGTActtgcttggaagtaagtctcattgaaatcaacaggatttacttccaggttgccTTCCTAGGATATGACCCTCAGTCTCTGAGAAGGTAACACAAAATAGTGTTATCTTGTACTTAGGGAATGATGACTTGTTAAATTTCCAAAATGGTCTCATGTTATCAGACTTGAGTTTGCCAAGTCATACTGACCGAGATGCATCATTTTCTTGTATAGTGCAATATGACAACAGGGTTTTAATTATTTGACTAAATTCTTTGAGCAAAATCAAATTCACCTACATATTTGATAATTATGCAAACACTTCATATTATTGTACCTAGTTTCCTTTACTAATAAAACAAACtactgattattttttaaaaaactcatacCTCTGCTGAAGTCTGAACATCCCATCCCATTCTTTTGGTCCATGACGAGCGGCTGACAAAAGCAAAAATCCATTCCTGTGAATGGTCATGAACTTCTTTATTCTTTCAAAtaaaacctctctctctgtgaaAAATAAGCCTTGAGCATCGACCAGCAAAAATGCAACCCCTGGGCAAGAAGAAGTATGGTGATCAAGTCAGACTTAACTGCATATAAAAAATAGTCAAATACATTTATAGTTGGTATATTTACTATTGAAatagaggttgttgtttttcttcatatAACGCTGTAGTCCTAAGCATATGTACGTGGAAGAAAGTCTCATTGCTACTCTTTCATCTGTTTCCTGAACCCGTTTTCTTGGAAGCCCGATTGGTTGTGAtgtcaaaaaagaagaaaggggactAATTGTTTCTACAGTGCCCTGATCCTATATGCTTAGTTTATTACAGTGATTCTAAAATTAGAATAGGAAGATGAGGAACACATTAAAAATTTATACAtgaatttgcttgttttcctcttccctcctcatcctttttccttttgtgtgatGTCTATTTACATTTTAAACCGATGGGTAGGGACTGTCTTTTAAAGAGAGAATTTAGTAAATTGTTTGTGATTTAAGtgaacaaaataataacaaacaagtGTTTTTTTGTTGAACTGTACTGTGAAACCCAACATTCATAGCTTAAAATGGTTTTAAATTAACAAAAGACCTTTCCTTTTCTGTCTTGTAATATATATTATTCTGCCTTGCTTATAAATATACAGGATCATTTTCTGCTATTCATATCTGGCTACAAGTATTCTAAAATTTCCTTCAGATGTGAATATGTCCAGTTTGGGAGAAGGATAACAGTCATTACAGTACAAATTATTGGCTTTGGGGGACTTCTAAAGGGTCAGTTATGGAGATTGAGATTACGCCCTCCATAAAATTCAGTGagtgtaaagcaggcataggcaaccttggctctccagatgttttggaactacaactcccatgacccctgacccatagctgccaagtccggatcgtaaagatccgggatcggcagcgcgcacatgaccggaagttgcgtgacgcaacttccggtggcgcttcgcccttctatgggcaccagaaaagggcggcgccggcgccggaagtcgcttctgcgcatgaccggaaacacgtaaaagcgacttccggcgctggcgccgccattttctgatgcccatagaagggcaaagcgccaccggaagtcacgtcacgcaacttccggtcatgcgcggaagcgacttccggcgccggcgccgccattttctggtgcccatagaagggcaagcggcaccagaaaaatggccgggtaattagggttgctaacaattgcattcgcctccactcatagctgccaagtatcccgatttaagggacaataccgggatttttcgctaAACGGGAAACGCTAagaaaaagggggttttcccggcggatacgggatacttggcagctatgccctgaccactggccctgttagctagggatcatgggagttgtagttccaaaatatctggagagccaaggttgcctatgcctggtgtaaagcaTATTGATACTATGACCCAAATTATGTTGTAGGGATGCTGCAAGACCATGATGTGTACAACTTGTCACTCTTAATTTCCATATTGAATTCTACAGGTTAAGTAGccctgtaaaccactttgagattataaacacacacacatcatcaaGTAGTGTatatatttaatgaaataaatataattaaattataaataaatagagtaaatgaaatataaataaatacattaaatgaaatataaatttaattaaatataaaataaatatattttaatggtCACATTTCCTACAATTTAAGATACTGTaccagaaagagagaaaattatTGATCCATTTTCCACTGTATCTGAATATCGAACCCGGTGATGCTGATTTTGTAGGGACATTGAAATTTCATGACCCTAAATAAGTTATAAATCACAGGATTAAAACAtgcttcccgacagtaagagctgttcgacagtggaatttgctgccaagaagtgtggtggagtctccttctttggaggtctttaagcagaggcttgacagccatatgtcaagaatgctttgatggtgtttcctacttggcagggggttggactggatggcccttgtggtctcttccaactctatgattctatgattctagttctaAATAAAGTTAATTGGGTCACTTCAAGTTCTATTATAATGACAAAAGAGAGTCTGAAATATCTACAGCGTTGATCATTTTTAAACCTTTACTCCTCTTCCCACTAAGCTAACATATATTATAAAACATGCATCATTTTCATGAAAATATTGCACATTATAACCAAGGTGCTTTATGTTTAGCTTGCCATACAACATAACTTAACAGTTGTCCCAGTTGCAGCCTGGAGAGCCATCCATTACACTCCCCAATGCAATGAGAAAATGTTTGGGTTTTCTCCTGTCGGTTCCTCCTGCCTCTGTCATCCCATTCCCCTTCTGTTCATTATAACAGTCAGGAAAGTAAGGTGGACCCAGAAAAAGGATAGGAATGGACAGAAGAtgtattccaaatgcagcagctttttttaaaagggcctgtttcccatcagccccagccagagatGTTGCAAGCTGTAGACCAGctgcatctggagggtcacagattacCCAGGTATCCCCATCAATCAAGTTTTCCTCTTAAGAGAAGCTAGCCAAGTTTCTTTCTATTCCATCAATCAAGAACAATGTCAGCTTGTGCAATGACAGTGTACTGCCTCCAAGAACTGTTCCTGTCAACAAGAAAAgggaaactaataaaaaaaacctgcatttaaAAGAGTAACAAAGATCAACATTATAGATTAATCAATCAAAATGCTTCCTGAAAGCAAGGAGAACCCAGATAAAAACATCTATAGCACTTTCTGCATCGCCTGTTTGTCATTATGACTGCTCATTGCATCCTGTAATTGCTATTAACAAACTAAAGGAAGGCTCCAGAGGGgaaaaggagggaagggggaCACATTGGCGAGCACTGGCTGTACTAAcaaaaagtcaatgcaaaagCCACTTCGTTCGTTGGGAAGCAGGGATGGCCTCAGGTGGGCAACGATTCTAAATGTCAcggaggtgctgctgctgcaagtgtTGGAGGAAGAAAGGGTTTCTTACAACCTGATAGGAAGTGGCACTTAACAGCCATTAACAGAGTGCGTCCCCCACATCCTCCCTGATGTAAAAGTCTTCCAAGTGCAAAACACAACTCTTATAGACTCCAGCTCACTCACCCTATTTTCTTTCAGTCACTTTTACAAATTGGGAACATCTCAAGACGGGTGAAAGTTAGCTcccaactatttatttatttatatttgcttttatactcccaggagctcaaggtaacatacatggctctcctcctctccatgttatcctcacaacaaccctgcgaggtaggttctGATGACAGGTAGTGACTGACCcatgtgagcttcatgactgaggaTTTGAGCCCCGgtatcccaggtggcgctgtgggttgaaccacagagtctagggcttgctgatcagaaggtcggtggttcgaatccctgcgacggggtgagctcccgttgctcagtcccagctcctgcccacctagcagttcaaaagcacatcaaagtgcaagtagataaatagggaccactccggcgggaaggtaaacggcgtttccgtgtgctgctctggttcgccagaagcagctttgtcatgctggccacatgacccggaagctgtctgcggacaaacgctggctcccttggcctatagagcgagatgagcgccgcaaccccagagtcggacacgactggacctgatggtcaggggcccctttacctttaccccaggTCCTAGCTCAACGCTATTCGTAAGACCAGGTCTTTAAATGAAAATTAGAGAAGTTCAGTGGCTACTAGAGTCAGAATGGCTGTGTGCTACtgggcatgcctctgaataccaagttgctgggaaataaaagtggggagagtgttattgcactcatgtcctctATTGGGCATACAacagacatctgattggccactgtgagaatagaattctggattagatgggcctctgATCTGATAAAGCAAGGTCTTCTGTGTTGTGCTTTTGTTATAGCCAGGCCATTAGTGTTTTAGATTTCATTGAAATGGGCATATTAATATGGTCGGTGCTCTTTGATCATGACATTGAACCCCTCTGGAATTGTTTGGGGTAGGAAAAAAGCTCAGCACAGGAATATAAGAAGTCTGCTGTAAGCAAGCTTTATCAGAAAATCTCACTTCTGAACAGCCACTGCACTGATTTATTGGAATTAAAATATTGTTATGTGTTTTGGGGGATTAAACTAAAAAAATCTCCTGGGGCTTCTTCCAACTCAGTACTGTAATTCTACGTCTATAAGACAGGTCTGGAGAAGAAGAGGACTGGTAAAGTCGTCAAACCAGTTTCTTCCGTTAAGTAAAAAGTCCAAGCGAGGTCTGTTTAGTATCCCTTGGTAATGCACACTAGGGTCAATATGATGCCACAGTAACTAAATAATTGGAGCTACTTGTGGGAGAgctagagcaaaaaaaaaaaaagcaagtgtATTTCTGTGCCTTCCCCTGGCTACTTGGGTTTATTTGTGGAAAGAGCACAATTGATTGACAATTTTGGACTCAAACTGAAGTCAGAACTGTGGGATTTCTTGGGAGCTCTGAAGGAGCTGGGTTCCCCCCCGAAACCTAATGGGATAGCAGTGTCAATTGTACTGGTTTAACCTGAGTACCCTCTGCACTTTTGGGAGTTCTCACTGCTTAGAGAATTGTGCTTCCCATTACACTATGCTTCAATGTCGgtcaattccttttttttttagttttaattttaacttaaaaggtgGTGGGTCTTAAATCTGTTTGCAGACTACCCTCTCTAATCTGGAGGCCTTAATCCCAGTCATATGGGGACATGGTACAGCTGTGGTCTGACTTTATTGTTAAGCTTTGATACCATGGCTCTCTCTTCTATATTAGGTGTTCCTAGAAAGGGTGGAATGCACAGCCCCATTTATTTTGTGACCTTTTGCGAGGGTAGAGCAACTTGTACGAACAAATGGTAGGATACAGTACCTGAAGAGATGAACTCACAATTACGGTTGCAGTCCACCGTGTCTTTTCTTGCCCACTGCCTTCCGCCATGTTAACACAGTCACCGAAGTTTCTGCAGTACCAGACACTTACGGAACACTACAAACTGAGAAGGGAAAGTAGTGGGACCTTTGTTTGCATCTTGTAAATAGCATTAATATAGCAGGTCACATTATACTGAGTTTTGATAATGCTAGAAGACAAGTAAAGTGCAAAGAGAAGGTGTCATTTACAAAATATCATTTTGTACATACAAAATATCCAACTCCACTTTAGGCTAGAATTCTAAGCACACTTAGttaagagtaagccccattgatctcAATGAAGCTTCAGATTAAACATGTATAGCTCTTGACTATTTTTAGCCCTTGGAAACGGTGCACTCACTCTCTTTCAACTGTGCAACACATTTGTACATGTACCAGAAACAAGCTTCCATTGAATCAAAAAGGCCTTGAAGAGAAAAAGGCACTTTCCTCAAGTGCAGTTCTTGTTCTGGTTATTACTATGAGTCAATTTAGCACGGTTAGTGATACTCTGAGGCACATTATAACTTCAAGGTGGCTCAGCAATACAGTTCCCAACCATCTGAACGCAGAGTTTGCAAACCATCTATGAGCGAGACTGTCACAAACATTTAGGAGACACACAGGCCTaacacatgccctccaacatttctccgatgaaaatagggacgtcccattccagaatgataattttactatttatacccacacatcttattgggttgcccctagccactctgggtggcttccaacatatataaaaacataaaacataaaaaaaccaccttcgctatacaggattgcctttagacggctcgggggttggataatgccataccctccaacatttctccaatgaaaataggaacatcctaaggaaaagtggggtgtttggggttcaaatcagaaaccgggatggcttctctaaatcagggacgtccctgggaaatagggacacttggaggatctgctaACAGAGCTAATAATTCTGTGGTCATTCAAGTTTTTTCACCTTTTCCCATACGGTAAGCACCTTTTCTGTTACAACATTAGGAAAAGGTTAGGGTACTAAGTGAGACACACTCCACAGAGAGCATATCATTATAATTTGTTGCAAATTAACTCATAAAGTCCCCATTTACCACTCTGTGGCCTCACAATAAGGGTGCCCCTTTTCTATTCTAAGAGGCACTGCGTCTTTCAAAGTGTGGCAAAATGGATATTTTGAATATACTGTGCATACACCAAAGAGACCCCAGCTTCAAGTTCTGATTTCGGGCAAGAAGTGCCAGCTTGACCCCCTGACCCTGGGTGCCCTTGAGGTTTTTTGGGGAACAAACTCAAAATTGTCAACTTTTTCTGGGGAAACCTCCCCGCCCCAAATAGTGATTTTGATATAGCAACCGAGAAATTTTGTTGtccccgcaaggggacaatgacaataaagatctattctattctattctattctattctattctattctattctaagcttttggagctgtttccgcTGCATTTTCCATTGTGTTACCATACAGCCGAGTTTTCActgacattttgccgattcgGCAAAATCCCCACCaccatgccatttttacacctggaaacctgtcaggaaaattcctgatgAGGGAGAAGCCTATGATTCTTTTTATGAAAACTGTAACCTCGGTTTTAGGTGccgtttagctcctagctttcatatctccgtTTCTAACACCGCTTATGAAGTTAGAATTCTAGTCAGCATTATGGCATTGTGAGTCATGCCAGTCAAGAATGGCTTAGTAATTCCTCTCACGTTCAATAAAAAGCGACGTACGAGAAAGAGCTTGGATGTGGCAGTTTTGTCACTAAGGCTTGCTAAGGACAGTGTGGGAAGCAAAGGCTTCTAGAGCTTCCTAATCTATTGACTCTCATTCCTACTTAGCCCAGGCCCCTCAGTCAAGGTCCCCCTCACAACTTTACTAAGAGACACCATTATGGAACGCCAGTAATGGAGGCTGGCTTTGAGGCCTAGCTCTGACGGCTTCCTCTTCTGGTATCACAGCCAAGGGAGTCTGGTTAACTTGCCAGTGGCACTTGCAGAATATACCCTACAGGATTTttcttcccctcacccccaccccatttatttgtttttaaaactggcaACTTTCAATTTACAGACAAATTCAAAAAAGCATGCCACTGAGGAAACAGCGTTCTCCGTTTGTATGGGCGCAATGaaatgatgtttctgtttttaactCACTCTCAAAagctgggtttttggggggggggaggtattgggCTAAAGAAGGGCATCTCCTTCTCCACTTTTCCCCTGTGATgcatggatgaagggtggtatataaatttaataaaaaataaaaaagaactcaATTGTTCAACTCCACTCCCACATTCCATTCCTTCTCCTCCTTACTTTACTTGCACAAGACTCCCCAATACTggtccttaaaataaaatttaaaaaaaaccctctctacACTTACAACTGAATTTGATAAATTATGTAGATGTATCCACCATAACTGACTAAGTTAACTTAAGGCAAAAGCAGAATTACTACTAAAATCAAAATGCTCAATTAAAgaatgctgtgggtttttttaaaaaagctggacAGGGTTAAGGATTAACGTTACAGCAGGTTGTTGTAATAAAACTTGTGCGTTACTGCTTGTGATCGTGTTCGTTTGGAAGTCTATTCtatataaagcattttttaaaaaattaaacgaGAACGACATTAATAAATTACACAATATCAGGTTTCCCCATTTGGTACAGAAAGGCAAACTATCCAGGGAAAAGACTGAAGGCGCTACAACAATAGGGCCAAAGCTTTCTTAATATAGGAATTGTAATTTTAGTTCGCTGATCTGAAAGCCTGCCATTTCAAATATTTTCCTGCAAAGGGGTAT
The genomic region above belongs to Zootoca vivipara chromosome 7, rZooViv1.1, whole genome shotgun sequence and contains:
- the C7H1orf146 gene encoding protein SPO16 homolog → MAEGSGQEKTRWTATVIVSSSLQGHEISMSLQNQHHRVRYSDTVENGSIIFSLSGVAFLLVDAQGLFFTEREVLFERIKKFMTIHRNGFLLLSAARHGPKEWDGMFRLQQRFLGSHLRIIPVHNTAEAIKLMLTIAKTTSKPHLDNIRYRMLMAKTQIVEQSCVWKMLHQSQLACSLVNTT